attttgttcatttcttttcctttttcttttccttttccttttccttttctttttccttttctttttctttttttttttttttatttgaggtcctaaaaaaaatagaaaaatattaatatagagaaaattccaaaaaaagaaaaacatctAGACAGAACGTTTAAAAAGAGGTacacaatataaaaaaaaaaaaaaataagaaaaaggatATACAGTAGACTTGAGCGAACACAGTTTGTGCCTACACGGGTTATATCCAAACTCCTTTACAAACacataataatacaatacaCCAAATGCACACCTGTGCAAAGAGGTAAGAAGCAATTtggaataagaaaaaagaatttcaagctcttgataaatatataggcAAAATCATTGCGTAAAATAATGCACAACCGTAGAGCACGGGGTGGAAGTGAGGGTATGACAAATTTACTCTAGTCTGAAGCGGCACAGGAAAAGGtggaaaatagaaaattagagaagtagaaatataaaaaattaaaaaagtagcaaaatagaaatatagcAAAACAGCAAAAAACTGCCATTTGTGCTgatcctttttttccttttgtttttcacATTTCTATTTCGCCTATCTATATTTGCCCATCTTTCCCATCTACCTGTCCATTCTTTTTCACCAGGCATCTCCAGCAGCAAAAAAATGGACGATGCAAGTGGGGCGGCAAAGGGGGGCCAGGGCTTACAGCATGACAAAATAAAGTACGAATTTTCAAATGTAAAATACACAGTAGATCATGGAAAGCTAGAAATATTGCACGGAATTAAAGGTATGTTATTACCTAAAACGATAACAGTTATAATGGGTCCGAGTGGAAGTGGTAAAACAAccttattaaatattttatcattgaAAGTAACAGATGGTGTTCAAGGGAAATTTCTAATTAATGGTATGAATAGaacaaaacatataaaaagcCATATGGGTTATGTGTTACAagatgattattttttttcaagactAACAGTATATGAAACCATCGAATTTACAgctaaattaaaattagatataagagacaaaaataaattaacccAGTTAGTTAACTCTGTTTTAGATATTATGAGTTTAAGTCATGTAAAGGATACTATTGTAGGAGATGCATTTATAAGAGGAATAAGTGGTGGTCAAAGAAAAAGGTTGTCTATTgcaaatgaaatattatcaAATCCTCCTTTGCTACTAATGGATGAACCAACGAGTGGTTTAGATTCATCATCTGCTTTATCATTAGTAGAATGTATTCAAAGAATAGCTACCATGTCAAATACGACAATAATTTCTTCATTACATCAACCAAGTAGTCAAGTTTTTGCAAAGTTTGATAGACTAATTGCTATTACCAATGGATATATCATATATCATGGGAAAACAACAGaactaaataaatatttaaaaaaaattgggtTTATTTGTCCTTATGGATGGAATGTAGCTGATTACTTAATggatatattatgtaataacaaatttgaaatcatattattagaaaattACAATAAATTCCTTCAGTTTGATAATGAAGAGGGGtattttatgaacataaGTGCTATTAACAATACAGTGATTCATGATGATTACGATGCTTCTATGGAAAGGGAGTTAAGTGCAGCAGAGTTGAAGCAAAAGGCGGATAGTGGGTATTGCGGTAGTGGCAGTGCCGGTGGTAGCGCCAAGGTGCAGATCGTTTCAATGCAAGAAAGTAAGGCAAGGGAACAGGATCTAATGAAGCTCAAGTCAGTGGAGATATTAATTTCTTTGCAAACAAGAAAGACGCCATATTTAagacaaaatttttttttattaataagaggattaaaaaaaattataacggATGAAATAACGATAGTTAAAGTAATCGATTTGGTAGTCATTTTAACTTTATTTGGTTTCTTATGgttaaaaacatttaaagAAGATACAGAAGAAGGTATAATAGATACTATTGgtgcaatattttttatcctttctTATTGGACATTCTATCCAGCTTATTTGTCTTTATATTCTTTCCCATCAGAAAGAGAAGTAATAgcgaaagaaagaaatatgaaaacCTTTCAAGttagtaattattttttttcaaaattgtgtgcagaatttatttatttttttattataatagcTTTTTGGATGCTTGTAACACATTTAGTTCTCTATGGCACTTTTAaggtaggtatatatataagttatgCAATTGTTACTTTGTTAAATGCTCTTATTAGTTGTTCATTGGGATATTTTATATCAACATTATTTGATAATTTCAGTAAAGCTGTAAGCTTTTTATCGGTTGTTCTTTTAACTATGACTTTAACTAATGGATTTTATGTAGAAATTGCAAAATTACAAATCCCATTTAGATACTTACAATGGTTATCTTATCAAACATATTCTGCTTCTATACTAGCAAAGATCAAATATGACAATGCTCTTATTAAATGTTCTCCAGAAAATTTATCTCAACAATGTAAAAATCATGGCGTATTTCCTGGTAATGTAATTATAGATAAGCGATTTGCCAAATTACATATTTCCATTTCGGtccttattttaatttccttCTATGtgattattaaaatatcCACTTACATTTCTTTGCGGTGGTCCCATGCCCTAAAAATGAAGTAAGTAGGGCACCCGCGACTCGCCTTGTGCGTATGTTTGACTCAGTACATATACCTGCATGCATgcataagtacatacatacatatatatatatatatatatatatatatatacgtttatacatgtggtaatatattatttgaaaataagaCCCTTTCTTAGCAAATGTATGTTATGCAGATTTGCACATACGAGAATTTGCCCATTTGTTCATATGAAATTTTTCCCGTTTGAACATACAAAATTTTACCCATTTGCGCATAAAAAGTTTTACCCATTTGCGCATAAAAAGTTTTACCCATTTTCACGTTTGAGCATTTCCATACGAATGAGCCCAACATGCCAACTTGGAAAATCATTCAACAcatgatttttataaaaatataaaaaacaggatattatttttttctgtttttttaaaaagagcgaattttatttacttttctttttctttttctttcttttttttttttttttttcttttcgtgCGTGCCTACAATCATATGATGTGTGCacacgtatgtatgcataacTCTCTTTTAAAGAAGTAAAAGATTGTTTTTCTCCACTCAAACACCGAATTTAGAAAACTTGTAACTAAAGCAAAATTTCtctttaaaaaacaaaagctTTCATGTTTAGTCTTATTTCCAGTGATTATGCAAAAAGACTTGTGTCGTCCAGGTAGACACAAGagataaaatagaataaaaaaaaaaaaaaaaattttaattacttCGAAATGTACCTTCATTTTCCCTTCAAGTATTTtaagaagaaaatttaaagagTGTTCAGAGAAACGCACTAATGTCTTTGCCTCTAATGATGCGTTAACGGATTGCATATAATGGTTCATGAAGAGGACCctcaagaaaaaaaaaaaaaaaattctacgtacatacgtacatacgtgcatacgtacatatatatgtatgcatatatttatatattatatgtatgtgtaaatATTCGGATGATACTAAAGGAATGTAAAAACTCCCCTGCAGATATGTCGACTGAATACATCCCTCCAAATTTTGATAAGACAATGTgaaatatcataaaataattgttaAATACTTCTCAAAACTGAtgattaatttatttttacattcatttaattttcatttataacaATTTACTTTTCTATGTcacaaataatttatatgaacaagGAAAAAACTAAGGGAAAGTACGTTTATCCAAATGGAAACGTATATATAGgagattttaaaaatgaaaagttcCATGGGCAGGGTATAGACAAAGCCGAAGatgggaaaaaaagagaaaaaaaaaaattcgtgCTACTATTATTGcatgttcataaatattagGAAATTGTGCATAATATGCCTTACGTGTACAtacatgtgtgcatatacatatacttacacatatacagacacatacacatacacttACACATagacatacacatacacttACACATACACTTACACATagatatacacatacacttACACATagacacacacatacacttacacatatatatacatttttattttatttattttttttttggtgcCAGgaactttaatttttaaggaaaaagggaaatataAGGGAACTTGGGAAAACGGGAAAGAGGTTACTGGTCAGTATTACTTTAGTGATGGGTTACAATATGCAGATAAatggaaatatttaattgatAGTCCATATTTTCACAACGAACAAATTAACAGCAACGAAGTTATTTACatggagaaaaaaagaaatgccTACTTAGACAATATTTACGATATAGGTATgcatttcacttttttttttttactctgCACCCATAATTAGATACATACTTGCATAATCcaaatatatgtagtacCAATAACGGACTTATTTGTGAAGCggttgttccttttttttttttttttttttttttcatgtttacTTGTTTAAAgaatttcttaaatttttggctatttgtttataaattttgtttttttcgaattttgtacataccctttttttttttttttgtctatttgttcatatatttttttttattttttctgtttgttcatatatttttttttattttttctgtttgttcatatatttttttttattttttctgtttgttcatatatttttttttattttttgctgtttattcatatatttttttttatttttgctgtttattcatatatttttttttatttttgctgtttattcatatatttttttttatttttgctgtttattcatatatttttttttttttttacttgtgcataaattttttttttttttttttggtgcattttcattttctctcCTTCCCCCGCTGTGCTAAAAATGTATGCCATGTTTATAACTTCTTTGAATGAtggtcttttttttttgaaggaGATGGTTACTGCAAAATGGATGACAATTTCGTCTACGCTTTCGTCGATAACaaagaaataagaaaagtaaatgaaagagaaaaaaactGGATAAAGAACCACTGTGCcaaatattaaagaaaaaaacttacattaatatatatgtagagatatttccttaaaaacctttttttttttttcccgcTGAAAAGTTTAGCTAATTAACGTGGGCATATTGCAAATGTAAGcgcatatatgcacacacacATGCAGCATAACGAACTGCACTTTCTCATAGCACATTTTGCATAGAATATGTTTTAGAGAGAATGCTGCAAAACtaaaaatgcatttttcGTAAAAATGGGAAATGGAACACATTTCTTTACTAGtttccctattttttttttaacgttCCAAAGGTACATTATCTTCCaagttttttaaaacttcCCTTCAGTCAAACTTATAGGACTACAgccttttaataaaaaaaaattgtatttctCTTAATAAATTACGGTCATAATATGTTCATTCAGTTTGAAggctatttaaaaaatttctttttttttcttttcttccaTTTTGCAATTTTACCTTCATTGTTAAGGCGATGCACCTACACTCGTGCTACTGAGcctattttcatttaattactCGATTGAGaatttatttccatttttgtaCTCTGCGTTGGATTCTAAATTGCACCAAAGCTGCATGGGCTCATTTCGTTTAGTGTTCAAGGAATTCCTAAGGTAAAACTGGGCTTTGAGTAGTGGCAGTAGTAACAGCAGCAGCAGTATAGTACTGCACGCTCAGGAAAAATGATagactactactactgctacacgaaaaagaaaagcgATATTGGTAAAAAGTGCTGCTTCACCAAGTCTACAAGTCAAATAATAGGGCGAATAGAACCAAATGaagagttaaaaaaaaaatatatgtataaagagaatatatattataatgatgataatataagAAAGTTTAGTGAGCAGTATGTTAATATAGAAAGtgtaaaattagaaaataagtttttttatcataatgaAGGTGGATGGACTAAAGACATAGATATCAGtgataaacaaaataagataaaatatattaaaagattgGATAAAGATGTGAATCTAATAAATAGTTTAAAAATACTAATGAATGAAACAAcgaaaattttacataaaaataatagtattaatatatatgaagaatattttaaGGATGATTTgcaaaaggaagaaaattttaaaattaaatcaattataataattaaggATAAAATTCGAAAGTATAAAAGATTTATTACATCTATTAAATGGTCAACTGATAATACACACAAATTAGCTATCTCTTACTGTGTTAATgattatcaaaaaattttaaacagT
This genomic interval from Plasmodium brasilianum strain Bolivian I chromosome 13, whole genome shotgun sequence contains the following:
- a CDS encoding MORN repeat protein; amino-acid sequence: MDDASGAAKGGQGLQHDKIKYEFSNVKYTVDHGKLEILHGIKGMLLPKTITVIMGPSGSGKTTLLNILSLKVTDGVQGKFLINGMNRTKHIKSHMGYVLQDDYFFSRLTVYETIEFTAKLKLDIRDKNKLTQLVNSVLDIMSLSHVKDTIVGDAFIRGISGGQRKRLSIANEILSNPPLLLMDEPTSGLDSSSALSLVECIQRIATMSNTTIISSLHQPSSQVFAKFDRLIAITNGYIIYHGKTTELNKYLKKIGFICPYGWNVADYLMDILCNNKFEIILLENYNKFLQFDNEEGYFMNISAINNTVIHDDYDASMERELSAAELKQKADSGYCGSGSAGGSAKVQIVSMQESKAREQDLMKLKSVEILISLQTRKTPYLRQNFFLLIRGLKKIITDEITIVKVIDLVVILTLFGFLWLKTFKEDTEEGIIDTIGAIFFILSYWTFYPAYLSLYSFPSEREVIAKERNMKTFQVSNYFFSKLCAEFIYFFIIIAFWMLVTHLVLYGTFKVGIYISYAIVTLLNALISCSLGYFISTLFDNFSKAVSFLSVVLLTMTLTNGFYVEIAKLQIPFRYLQWLSYQTYSASILAKIKYDNALIKCSPENLSQQCKNHGVFPGNVIIDKRFAKLHISISVLILISFYVIIKISTYISLRWSHALKMKKLVTKAKFLFKKQKLSCLVLFPVIMQKDLCRPGTLIFKEKGKYKGTWENGKEVTGQYYFSDGLQYADKWKYLIDSPYFHNEQINSNEVIYMEKKRNAYLDNIYDIGDGYCKMDDNFVYAFVDNKEIRKVNEREKNWIKNHCAKY